In Candidatus Polarisedimenticolia bacterium, a genomic segment contains:
- a CDS encoding PP2C family protein-serine/threonine phosphatase, with amino-acid sequence MLSSVAAGGSAGRAPTTISKSTWRPTLPAASGYSWRQIPRWSAALFFLGVFCLFSTIGFISDITEMGRQPVPRLVLSVLLSGGFAMLYAGFGVVLRSRAWMALVPLFTLQFFLQYLIKRSFPGLAQQAELGPADVARLEHRLSITAIFIILAVVGGYVSFLTFSITEGRRYFRVHAEMQLAQEIHRVLVPPIAARHSGYEFHGHSEPSGEVGGDLIDVVAGESGWVAYIADVSGHGVAPGVVMGMAKSAARMHLTSGGALSDLLPRLHAVIQPLMKPNMFVTVACLGSTPSGLRYALAGHPPILHYQAGKRDFSELTCRSLPVGLLPDTSFQTAAAEDAPGDLFVFVTDGVLEATNGAGEEFGVAGIKAVIAQNPELPLDQLKDALVGAARRHGPIADDLSVLLVRRDR; translated from the coding sequence ATGCTATCATCCGTGGCCGCCGGCGGCTCCGCCGGACGAGCACCCACGACGATTTCCAAGTCGACCTGGAGGCCAACCCTGCCGGCCGCGTCGGGCTACTCCTGGAGGCAGATTCCGCGCTGGTCCGCGGCCCTCTTCTTTCTAGGCGTCTTCTGTCTCTTCAGCACCATCGGCTTCATCTCCGACATCACCGAAATGGGGCGCCAGCCCGTGCCGCGCCTGGTCCTTAGCGTTCTGCTCTCCGGCGGGTTCGCCATGCTCTACGCCGGGTTCGGCGTCGTGCTGCGCTCGCGCGCCTGGATGGCGCTCGTGCCGCTGTTCACGCTCCAGTTCTTTCTGCAATACCTCATCAAGAGAAGCTTCCCGGGGCTGGCACAGCAGGCGGAGCTGGGCCCCGCCGACGTGGCCCGGCTGGAGCACCGCCTGTCGATCACCGCGATCTTCATCATCCTGGCGGTCGTCGGCGGATACGTCTCCTTCCTCACCTTCTCGATCACCGAGGGGCGGAGATACTTCCGGGTGCACGCGGAGATGCAGTTGGCGCAGGAGATCCACCGGGTTCTCGTTCCGCCGATTGCGGCGCGGCACTCCGGTTACGAGTTCCACGGCCACTCCGAGCCCAGCGGCGAGGTCGGTGGAGATTTGATCGATGTGGTCGCGGGCGAGAGCGGCTGGGTCGCCTACATCGCGGACGTCTCCGGCCACGGCGTCGCGCCGGGGGTGGTCATGGGGATGGCGAAGAGTGCCGCCCGCATGCACCTCACTTCCGGCGGGGCGCTTTCCGACCTTCTTCCCCGCCTGCATGCCGTCATCCAGCCGCTGATGAAGCCGAACATGTTCGTCACCGTCGCCTGCCTGGGAAGCACTCCGTCGGGACTTCGGTACGCCCTCGCAGGCCATCCGCCGATACTTCATTACCAGGCTGGAAAGCGGGACTTCTCGGAGCTGACCTGCCGCAGTCTGCCGGTGGGACTCCTGCCCGATACCAGCTTCCAGACCGCCGCGGCGGAGGATGCGCCGGGAGACTTGTTTGTCTTCGTGACGGATGGCGTTCTCGAGGCGACCAACGGCGCGGGAGAGGAATTCGGCGTGGCGGGCATCAAGGCGGTGATCGCGCAGAATCCCGAGCTTCCCCTCGATCAGCTCAAGGATGCGCTCGTCGGCGCCGCGCGGCGGCACGGCCCGATCGCGGACGACTTGTCGGTCCTCCTGGTGCGCCGGGATCGATGA
- a CDS encoding MFS transporter, with the protein MPLPMPHPPADGRVMLLYSDRMADASPSLAAPERPSGIARALRHRNFQLFFCGQLLSLTGTWMQSIAQSWLVYRITGSAILLGTVGFSGQIPVFFLAPIGGALADRHRRRRIIVITQSAAMILAFVLAALTLTGRVRVWHIMTLSALMGVVNAFDIPARQAFLVEMVGREDLMNAIALNSSMFNGARLIGPAVAGILVAGIGEGWCFFANGVSYLAVIAGLLMMRLGPWSPPERTASTLENVLEGMSYVRRTAPIRALLLLVGLVSLVAMPYTVLMPVFADTVLRSGPRGLGVLMGATGMGALLGALFVASRRGLRGLGKVTAAAAAGFAVSLILFAISRRFWLSATMLVPVGFCMMLQMACTNTLIQSMVPERLRGRVMAVYSMMFMGMAPIGALLAGVAAGHIGAPLTVSIGALCGLAGAGIFARHLPSLRGEATRLILAQGMIGGEPADEMNTRGITAEE; encoded by the coding sequence ATGCCGCTCCCGATGCCTCATCCGCCGGCTGACGGACGGGTCATGCTCCTATATTCTGATCGCATGGCCGACGCTTCTCCCTCCCTTGCAGCGCCCGAACGCCCTTCCGGAATCGCGCGGGCGCTGCGGCACCGCAACTTCCAGCTTTTCTTCTGCGGCCAGCTCCTTTCGCTGACCGGCACCTGGATGCAGAGCATCGCCCAGTCCTGGCTCGTCTACCGCATCACCGGCTCGGCCATCCTCCTGGGGACGGTCGGCTTCAGCGGGCAGATTCCCGTCTTCTTTCTGGCCCCCATCGGCGGGGCCCTGGCGGACCGTCACCGCCGCCGCCGCATCATCGTGATTACCCAGAGCGCGGCGATGATCCTTGCCTTCGTCCTCGCCGCCCTGACCTTGACCGGCCGGGTCCGGGTCTGGCACATCATGACGCTGAGCGCCCTGATGGGCGTGGTGAACGCTTTCGACATCCCCGCCCGGCAAGCCTTTCTCGTGGAGATGGTGGGCAGGGAGGATCTGATGAACGCCATCGCGCTGAATTCTTCGATGTTCAACGGGGCTAGGCTGATTGGTCCGGCGGTGGCGGGCATCCTGGTGGCGGGCATCGGCGAAGGGTGGTGCTTCTTCGCCAACGGCGTGAGCTACCTCGCGGTGATCGCGGGGCTGTTGATGATGCGGCTCGGTCCATGGTCGCCGCCGGAGCGGACCGCTTCCACGCTCGAGAATGTGCTCGAAGGGATGTCCTACGTCCGCCGGACGGCCCCGATCCGGGCCCTGTTGCTCCTGGTCGGCCTGGTCAGCCTCGTCGCGATGCCATATACCGTACTCATGCCGGTGTTCGCCGACACAGTCCTGCGAAGCGGACCGCGGGGGCTCGGCGTCCTGATGGGCGCCACCGGGATGGGAGCGCTGCTCGGAGCTTTGTTCGTGGCCAGCCGGCGCGGATTGCGCGGGCTGGGGAAGGTGACGGCAGCGGCGGCCGCCGGGTTCGCCGTCAGTCTGATTCTCTTCGCGATCTCACGCCGGTTCTGGCTCTCGGCGACGATGCTGGTCCCCGTGGGCTTTTGCATGATGCTCCAGATGGCCTGCACCAACACCCTCATCCAGTCGATGGTCCCCGAGCGCCTGCGCGGACGCGTCATGGCCGTCTATTCGATGATGTTCATGGGAATGGCTCCCATCGGCGCCCTGCTCGCCGGAGTCGCCGCCGGACATATCGGCGCCCCGCTCACCGTCAGCATCGGCGCGCTGTGCGGCCTGGCCGGCGCCGGCATCTTCGCCCGGCACCTTCCGAGCCTGCGGGGAGAAGCGACCCGGCTCATCCTTGCCCAGGGGATGATCGGCGGAGAGCCCGCTGACGAGATGAACACGCGCGGAATCACCGCTGAAGAGTGA
- a CDS encoding alpha/beta family hydrolase, with amino-acid sequence MTADRNLQIDLGNGQSVSALLRMPDKSLACLVLAHGAGAGMAHPFLESVAASLAGRGVATLRYQFPYMERGSKRPDPPKLAQATVRAAAAAARRLAPGLPLFAGGKSFGGRMTSQAQAESPLAGVRGLVFLGFPLHPPGRSSDERGKHLLDVLVPMLFLQGTRDDFASLSLLQPLLQRLGSRATPELVEGADHSFRVPARAGVTSEQVLVRMMERLVAWVEETVGGSNPGTS; translated from the coding sequence ATGACCGCAGACCGGAACCTTCAGATCGATCTCGGCAACGGCCAGAGCGTTTCGGCCCTCCTTCGAATGCCCGACAAGTCGCTGGCCTGCCTGGTCCTCGCGCACGGGGCGGGCGCCGGCATGGCGCATCCGTTCCTCGAGTCCGTTGCCGCGAGCCTTGCCGGGCGCGGCGTCGCCACGCTGCGCTACCAGTTTCCTTACATGGAGCGAGGCTCGAAGCGGCCCGATCCGCCGAAGCTCGCGCAGGCGACCGTCCGCGCGGCCGCCGCCGCAGCACGGCGACTCGCCCCCGGCCTTCCGCTCTTCGCGGGAGGCAAGTCGTTCGGCGGTCGCATGACCTCCCAGGCCCAGGCGGAATCGCCGCTCGCCGGGGTGCGCGGCCTCGTCTTCCTGGGCTTTCCGCTGCATCCTCCCGGGCGCTCTTCGGACGAGCGCGGCAAGCATCTGCTCGACGTCCTGGTCCCGATGCTCTTCCTTCAAGGAACCCGCGACGATTTCGCCAGCCTGTCCCTTCTCCAACCCTTGCTGCAGCGCCTCGGATCGCGCGCGACCCCCGAGCTCGTCGAAGGAGCGGATCACTCCTTCCGTGTTCCCGCCCGCGCCGGAGTCACGAGCGAGCAGGTTCTCGTTCGGATGATGGAAAGGCTCGTGGCATGGGTCGAGGAAACCGTCGGCGGGAGCAATCCAGGAACCTCCTGA
- the bcp gene encoding thioredoxin-dependent thiol peroxidase, with amino-acid sequence MAIEEGKPAPSFTLTDQDGKTVALKDLRGKDVILYFYPKDDTPGCTKEACGFRDLWKEIQDSGAVVLGISPDGAEEHVAFRKKYSLPFTLLSDLDRKVMKEYGAFGEKTLYGKKTVGVIRSTVWVGPDGKIRHHWTRVSDAASHPEAVLEVLREEGGKAGRSARK; translated from the coding sequence ATGGCCATCGAAGAAGGAAAGCCCGCTCCCTCTTTCACGCTGACCGATCAGGACGGCAAGACGGTCGCGCTGAAAGACCTGCGAGGCAAGGACGTCATTCTCTATTTCTATCCGAAGGACGACACGCCGGGATGCACGAAGGAGGCCTGCGGCTTTCGGGACCTCTGGAAGGAGATCCAGGATAGTGGCGCCGTCGTTCTCGGAATCTCCCCCGACGGCGCCGAAGAGCATGTGGCGTTCCGGAAGAAGTACAGCCTTCCCTTCACGCTCCTTTCGGATCTCGATCGGAAGGTCATGAAGGAATACGGCGCCTTCGGTGAGAAGACCCTTTACGGAAAGAAGACCGTCGGGGTCATCCGGTCCACCGTCTGGGTTGGACCCGATGGGAAAATCCGGCACCACTGGACCAGGGTGAGCGATGCGGCCTCCCACCCCGAGGCGGTGCTGGAAGTTCTGCGGGAAGAAGGAGGCAAGGCGGGCCGGTCGGCCCGGAAATAG
- a CDS encoding OmpA family protein has product MRRHPSAPGDEKTYGLRRLRQSRVGAASCLVLLLGSLAGCATTSQTASAPPRETKRDKTLKGAGIGALSGAALSIALGKREADEILAGTAIGAGIGAGVGGYMDAQEEKLARIPGTHVERVSDDTLLVHFDSDILFAVDSATLSADSQDTLHEVAGVLMQYPKTAVVIQGHTDSTGTEEHNQALSERRAGSVRSFLVGRGVEADRMAAIGYGEGMPRASNETTSGRQQNRRVDVLLKAKAT; this is encoded by the coding sequence ATGAGACGACACCCAAGCGCTCCCGGCGACGAAAAGACCTATGGGCTGCGCCGCCTGCGACAGAGCCGCGTCGGGGCCGCGTCATGCCTCGTGCTTCTTCTGGGATCATTGGCAGGTTGCGCGACGACCTCTCAGACCGCCTCAGCGCCACCGCGCGAGACCAAGCGGGACAAGACCCTCAAGGGGGCGGGCATCGGCGCCCTATCCGGCGCCGCGCTGAGCATCGCCCTGGGAAAGCGCGAGGCGGATGAGATCCTGGCGGGAACGGCCATCGGTGCGGGGATCGGGGCGGGAGTGGGCGGCTACATGGACGCCCAGGAGGAGAAGCTCGCCCGGATCCCGGGAACTCACGTCGAGCGCGTGAGCGACGACACGCTGCTGGTGCACTTCGATTCGGACATTCTCTTCGCCGTCGATTCCGCGACGCTCAGCGCCGACTCACAGGACACCCTTCACGAGGTCGCGGGCGTCCTCATGCAATATCCGAAGACGGCGGTCGTGATCCAGGGACACACCGATTCGACCGGCACCGAGGAGCACAATCAGGCGCTCTCGGAGCGCCGGGCAGGGTCCGTGAGGAGCTTCCTGGTCGGACGGGGCGTGGAGGCAGACCGCATGGCCGCAATCGGCTATGGCGAAGGGATGCCCAGGGCGAGCAACGAGACCACGTCCGGAAGACAGCAGAACCGCCGCGTCGATGTCCTGCTCAAGGCCAAGGCGACCTGA
- a CDS encoding NAD(P)-dependent alcohol dehydrogenase yields the protein MYEAKAYAAASATSPMAPTAIRRREPGPEDVQMDVLFCGVCHSDLHQVRSEWQNTMPTVYPCVPGHEIVGRVTRVGKRVSKLKEGDLAAVGCMVDSCRTCPDCRAGEEQFCIAPATFTYNGEDRHLGGVTYGGYSSSLVVDEAFVLQVPKGLDPAGAAPLLCAGITTYSPLRTWKVQKGHKVGIVGLGGLGHMGIKIASAMGAHVVLFTTSSAKAEDARRLGAAEVILSRDPAAMQKHVKSFDFILDTVSAGHDLNQLIELLKRDGTLTLVGAPETPHPVGAMGLIFGRRRLAGSLIGGIRQTQEMLSFCAEHGITSDIEVIPMQKINDAYDRLARGDVKYRFVIDMASLK from the coding sequence ATTTACGAGGCAAAGGCCTACGCGGCCGCGAGCGCCACGTCGCCGATGGCGCCGACCGCCATCCGACGCCGCGAGCCGGGCCCTGAGGACGTGCAGATGGACGTGCTCTTCTGCGGGGTCTGCCACTCGGACCTGCACCAGGTGCGCAGCGAATGGCAGAACACGATGCCAACGGTCTATCCGTGCGTCCCCGGTCACGAGATCGTCGGCCGCGTCACCCGCGTGGGCAAGAGGGTCAGCAAGCTCAAGGAGGGGGACCTGGCGGCGGTGGGCTGCATGGTCGATTCGTGCCGCACCTGCCCCGATTGCCGCGCGGGAGAGGAGCAGTTCTGTATCGCACCGGCGACCTTCACCTACAACGGAGAGGATCGGCATCTGGGCGGCGTCACCTACGGCGGCTACTCCAGCAGCCTCGTCGTCGACGAGGCGTTCGTTCTGCAGGTTCCGAAGGGGCTCGATCCGGCTGGCGCCGCGCCGCTGCTGTGCGCCGGAATCACCACCTACTCGCCATTGCGTACCTGGAAGGTGCAGAAAGGCCATAAAGTCGGGATCGTGGGGCTGGGCGGGCTGGGTCACATGGGGATCAAGATCGCCAGCGCCATGGGGGCCCATGTCGTGCTGTTCACGACCTCTTCCGCCAAGGCGGAGGACGCTCGCCGTCTGGGCGCGGCCGAAGTCATCCTGTCCCGGGATCCGGCGGCGATGCAGAAGCATGTGAAGAGCTTCGATTTCATCCTGGATACCGTCTCGGCGGGACACGATCTGAACCAACTGATCGAGCTGCTGAAGCGGGACGGCACGCTGACGCTGGTCGGAGCCCCGGAGACGCCTCATCCGGTCGGCGCGATGGGCCTCATCTTCGGACGGCGGCGGCTTGCCGGATCGCTCATCGGCGGGATTCGCCAGACGCAGGAGATGCTCTCCTTCTGCGCGGAGCATGGCATCACCTCCGACATCGAGGTGATTCCCATGCAGAAAATCAACGACGCCTACGACCGCCTGGCGCGCGGCGACGTGAAATACCGCTTCGTCATCGACATGGCTTCGTTGAAGTAG
- a CDS encoding protein kinase, whose amino-acid sequence MIGKTVSHYRVLGSLGAGGMGEVFKAEDLRLGRPVALKFLPEDMLSDAQALERFQREARTASSLNHPHICTIYAVDEHEGRHFIIMELLEGETLKQRIEGKPMKPAPLLELAIQIADALETAHAKGIVHRDIKPANIFVTVRGQAKVLDFGLAKLEKPRVGELSVMDTAAAGAQLTSAGTTVGTVAYMSPEQARGEPLDQRTDIFSFGSVLYEMATGAVPFPGSTSAVIFDGILRQAPSPPQRLNPALPGDLDRIIQKAMEKERQLRYQGAQELRTDLMRVKRDLDSGKTRSAGSESGRVATRQPERSVAVLYFENLSGAKDYEYFRDGMTEDIITELANISEIRVFPRPSVVSYRDKPTSPAQVGQDLNAAYVLGGSLRVAGNRLRVNANLVETATGLNLWAKRYDREMQDVFEVQDEIARSIAEALRITLSPQEHDAIASRPTENLEAYDCYLRGRNYTRRENLEFAMQMFEKAINLDPNFALAHAGLGNICGLIYEIHDHQARWTEKGLEACDRALSIDPNLAEALSARARIFYAEKKYDEAIRYAKLAIGRKADCEGAYNVLARTYFASDRLEEGAALLDAALAGSGDDYNVYVPFLNILGKLERTELRKTLQSRFLKVLEQQLEVVPEDVRARILLAINYALVARRTDAVRELEKAVTMRFNDPNVLYNAACCYGIMNMKRETLEMLKKAKTAGYANLDWVKRDPDLACVHDEPEFEQLFTSH is encoded by the coding sequence ATGATCGGCAAGACGGTTTCCCACTATCGCGTTCTCGGCAGCCTCGGCGCCGGCGGCATGGGCGAGGTCTTCAAAGCCGAGGACCTGCGGCTCGGCCGTCCCGTCGCCCTCAAGTTCCTCCCCGAAGACATGCTGTCCGACGCGCAGGCGCTCGAGCGCTTCCAGCGGGAGGCGCGCACCGCCTCCTCGCTCAACCATCCGCACATCTGCACCATCTACGCGGTCGACGAGCACGAGGGGCGGCACTTCATCATCATGGAGCTGCTGGAAGGCGAGACGCTGAAGCAGCGGATCGAGGGGAAGCCGATGAAGCCGGCGCCCCTCCTCGAGCTGGCCATCCAGATTGCCGACGCCCTCGAGACGGCGCACGCCAAGGGAATCGTGCATCGGGACATCAAGCCCGCGAACATCTTCGTGACGGTGCGCGGCCAGGCCAAGGTGCTGGATTTCGGCCTGGCGAAGCTGGAGAAGCCGCGGGTCGGCGAGCTTTCGGTCATGGACACCGCCGCGGCCGGCGCGCAGCTCACCAGCGCCGGAACCACGGTCGGGACGGTGGCCTACATGTCGCCGGAGCAGGCGCGTGGCGAGCCGCTGGACCAGCGCACCGACATCTTCAGCTTTGGCTCGGTGCTCTACGAGATGGCCACCGGCGCGGTTCCCTTTCCAGGCAGCACCTCGGCGGTGATCTTCGACGGCATCCTGCGGCAAGCCCCGTCGCCGCCCCAGCGCCTGAACCCGGCGCTGCCGGGCGATCTCGATCGCATCATCCAGAAGGCGATGGAGAAGGAAAGGCAGCTGCGCTACCAGGGGGCGCAGGAGCTGCGCACCGACCTGATGCGGGTCAAGCGCGACCTCGACTCGGGGAAGACGCGCAGTGCCGGGAGCGAGAGCGGCCGCGTCGCGACCCGTCAGCCGGAGCGCTCCGTGGCGGTCCTCTACTTCGAGAACCTCAGCGGCGCGAAGGACTACGAGTATTTCCGCGACGGCATGACCGAGGACATCATCACCGAGCTGGCCAACATCAGCGAGATCCGGGTCTTCCCGCGGCCCAGCGTGGTCAGCTACCGGGACAAGCCGACCTCGCCGGCCCAGGTGGGACAAGATCTGAATGCCGCCTACGTTCTGGGCGGCAGCTTGCGCGTCGCCGGCAACCGCCTGCGGGTCAACGCCAACCTGGTCGAGACCGCCACCGGCCTCAATCTCTGGGCCAAGCGCTACGACCGCGAAATGCAGGATGTCTTCGAGGTGCAGGACGAGATCGCGCGCTCCATCGCCGAGGCGCTGCGCATCACCCTCTCGCCGCAGGAGCACGACGCCATTGCCTCCCGCCCTACCGAGAACCTGGAGGCCTACGACTGCTACCTGCGGGGCCGCAACTACACGCGGCGCGAGAACCTCGAGTTCGCCATGCAGATGTTCGAGAAGGCCATCAACCTCGACCCCAATTTCGCCCTGGCGCATGCCGGTCTGGGCAACATCTGCGGGCTGATCTACGAGATTCACGATCACCAGGCGCGCTGGACCGAGAAGGGGCTCGAAGCCTGCGACCGGGCGCTGTCGATCGATCCGAACCTGGCCGAGGCGCTGTCGGCCCGGGCGCGGATTTTCTACGCCGAGAAGAAATACGACGAGGCGATCCGCTACGCCAAGCTGGCCATCGGCCGCAAGGCGGACTGCGAGGGGGCCTACAACGTTCTGGCGCGCACTTATTTCGCCTCGGACCGACTGGAGGAGGGTGCGGCCTTGCTGGACGCGGCGCTCGCCGGCAGCGGGGACGACTACAACGTCTACGTCCCCTTCCTGAACATCCTCGGGAAGCTGGAGCGCACGGAGCTGCGCAAGACCCTGCAGTCGCGCTTCCTCAAGGTTCTGGAGCAGCAGCTGGAGGTCGTCCCCGAGGATGTCCGCGCCCGCATCCTGCTGGCAATCAACTACGCCCTGGTGGCGCGCCGGACCGACGCCGTGCGCGAGCTGGAGAAGGCCGTCACCATGCGCTTCAACGATCCCAACGTCCTCTACAACGCCGCCTGTTGCTACGGCATCATGAACATGAAGCGCGAGACTCTGGAAATGCTGAAGAAGGCCAAGACCGCCGGCTACGCCAACCTGGATTGGGTCAAGCGCGATCCCGATCTCGCCTGCGTGCACGACGAGCCGGAGTTCGAGCAGCTGTTCACTTCGCACTGA